A part of Desulfomicrobium macestii genomic DNA contains:
- the fliS gene encoding flagellar export chaperone FliS, whose protein sequence is MHKAANAYMQTQVTTTTPGHLVVLLYDGAITFLEQAKGEIEAKNFAKKGILISQALDIIAELDGSLNADKGGEIARNLHKLYMYCSTRLLQANLKMDIDMVDEVIGILSSFRSAFSEISKNPAHQAPPRAAAYYAR, encoded by the coding sequence GTGCACAAAGCCGCCAACGCCTACATGCAGACCCAGGTCACCACCACAACCCCCGGCCATCTCGTGGTCTTGCTTTACGACGGTGCCATCACCTTCCTGGAGCAGGCCAAGGGAGAGATAGAGGCGAAAAACTTTGCCAAGAAGGGCATCCTCATTTCCCAGGCTCTCGATATCATAGCCGAACTCGACGGCTCCCTGAACGCGGACAAGGGCGGGGAAATCGCCCGGAACCTGCACAAGCTCTACATGTACTGCAGCACCCGCCTGCTGCAGGCCAACCTCAAGATGGATATAGACATGGTGGACGAAGTAATCGGGATCCTGTCCTCTTTCAGATCCGCCTTTTCGGAAATCTCCAAGAATCCGGCTCACCAGGCACCTCCCAGGGCGGCCGCCTATTACGCCAGATAG
- a CDS encoding phosphatidate cytidylyltransferase, translating to MTSPHFKRVLTSLLLLPLLGWAILSGDPVLSIGVTAVAGLGLMEFYAMFWPGREKLAFKALGLFFALGMIWAPLSWSGGALVCMAMLGVAVSFLIAHDRLKSPDAFKDSQTLLFGLLYLPFILRLFRTISAPEIGLVLLTTFAADTGAYYAGSFIGGPKIWPSVSPKKTWAGSLGGLCASVLVCTAMGLFFGSAHWTSFALLGVALNIAAQIGDFFESALKRWRGVKDSGKILPGHGGILDRIDSLLFTLPLYCGLTALFSFFA from the coding sequence ATGACAAGTCCGCATTTCAAACGCGTCCTGACTTCCCTGCTGCTGCTGCCCCTGCTGGGCTGGGCCATCTTGAGCGGCGACCCGGTCCTGAGCATCGGCGTCACGGCAGTGGCGGGCCTCGGTCTCATGGAGTTCTACGCCATGTTCTGGCCGGGACGTGAAAAGCTTGCTTTCAAAGCCCTTGGCCTCTTCTTCGCACTGGGCATGATCTGGGCGCCTCTGTCTTGGAGCGGCGGGGCCCTGGTCTGCATGGCCATGCTGGGCGTGGCCGTCTCATTTCTGATCGCCCACGACAGGCTAAAATCTCCCGACGCTTTTAAGGACAGCCAGACACTGCTCTTCGGCCTTCTGTATCTGCCCTTTATCCTGCGTCTCTTCCGGACCATTTCCGCTCCGGAAATCGGACTTGTGCTGCTGACCACCTTTGCCGCCGACACCGGGGCCTACTATGCCGGGAGCTTCATCGGCGGTCCCAAGATCTGGCCTTCGGTCAGTCCGAAAAAAACCTGGGCCGGCAGCCTCGGGGGCCTCTGCGCGAGCGTTCTGGTCTGCACCGCCATGGGCCTTTTCTTCGGCAGCGCGCACTGGACGAGCTTCGCCCTGCTTGGCGTGGCCCTGAATATTGCCGCGCAGATCGGCGACTTTTTCGAATCCGCCCTGAAACGCTGGCGCGGAGTTAAAGACTCCGGCAAGATTCTGCCCGGACACGGCGGCATTCTGGATCGCATCGACAGTCTGCTCTTCACCCTTCCCCTGTACTGCGGGCTGACCGCCTTGTTCTCCTTTTTCGCCTGA
- the fliD gene encoding flagellar filament capping protein FliD, producing MADDLTSSLISGAIRFTGLGSGTDFDSMVTKLIEVEQTRTKRLEYWRSGWEAKSEAFDSLSSNMLSLKASLDTMNTTDEFLIKNAISSNTTALTAKAGSNAEESTHQVDVLSLATNDMHMGAVIFSSPDDVISGGADGTFVFTAGSRQVSVNVTSTTTLSQFASLINSDADNRNYVRASVVNDGSGYRLQIRGMDLGAGNDFIVDANSTSANLLTNFSQSQFIETQNAANAKLRVDGFPLAPTATAEILKATFTGKTTTDTITTADGTFKFAYGGTLYSVDVAAADTYASLAGKINTAVGSTMATATDVSGNVELTLTGAAGSDKQISIINSPGTTVGELQPAAFTQIQGATDGYFERNSNSISDIISGVTLNLASIGSTTITTSLDPEAVTEKVQTFVEAVNSVLKEIKDQTQVTTVGENVSGSLLTGNYGMQMIQQKLKNILAEKGVGFDYDMDPIVSLGSVGITTDTSQGSPTFGMLIFDPGAFSAALSTDPDAVARLFSADHYPATKEMVNGVAVESSNFNFDSSIKGVTQAGEYSVSYSVDAGGNISAASINGYPASIDGTKIVAQGDGNAARGLSIEVINLTAGSYSGTVQIKSGKTQELIDELKRLTDSTTGTLEVLKDNYQDIMDSIDDKIAYEERRLTLLEKNLRLRFAKLEAVLGTYNNISTQISSQISSLSGK from the coding sequence ATGGCTGATGACCTGACCAGTTCGCTTATTTCCGGAGCCATCCGCTTCACGGGCCTCGGGTCCGGGACGGACTTCGACTCCATGGTGACCAAGCTCATCGAAGTCGAACAGACCCGAACCAAGCGGCTCGAGTACTGGCGGTCGGGATGGGAAGCCAAGAGTGAAGCCTTTGATTCGCTCTCTTCCAACATGCTTTCCCTCAAGGCGTCGCTGGATACCATGAACACCACGGACGAGTTCCTGATCAAGAACGCCATCTCTTCCAACACCACCGCCTTGACCGCAAAGGCGGGCAGCAACGCGGAAGAAAGTACCCACCAGGTGGATGTGTTGTCCCTGGCGACCAACGACATGCACATGGGGGCGGTAATTTTTTCCTCTCCGGATGACGTCATCAGCGGCGGCGCGGACGGGACATTCGTCTTCACGGCCGGCTCCCGGCAGGTCTCCGTGAACGTAACCAGCACCACGACCCTGAGTCAGTTCGCCAGTCTCATCAACTCCGACGCGGATAATCGCAACTACGTACGAGCCAGCGTGGTCAACGACGGCAGCGGTTACAGGCTGCAGATTCGAGGCATGGATCTTGGCGCCGGCAATGACTTCATTGTCGATGCAAACTCGACCTCGGCCAATCTGCTCACAAATTTCAGCCAAAGTCAGTTCATTGAAACCCAGAATGCCGCCAACGCAAAACTCCGGGTCGATGGCTTTCCTCTTGCCCCCACAGCCACTGCGGAAATACTGAAGGCCACCTTTACCGGCAAGACCACGACGGACACAATCACCACCGCCGACGGAACCTTCAAGTTCGCCTACGGCGGAACGCTGTATTCCGTCGATGTCGCGGCCGCGGACACCTACGCTTCGCTGGCCGGAAAAATCAACACTGCGGTGGGCTCCACCATGGCCACGGCCACGGACGTGTCCGGCAATGTCGAGCTGACCCTGACCGGAGCGGCGGGATCGGACAAACAGATTTCCATCATCAATTCCCCCGGGACCACGGTCGGCGAACTTCAACCGGCAGCCTTCACACAGATCCAGGGAGCCACCGACGGCTACTTCGAGCGTAACTCAAACTCCATTTCGGACATCATCTCCGGCGTGACCCTGAATCTGGCCAGCATCGGCAGCACGACCATCACCACCAGCCTCGATCCGGAAGCGGTTACCGAGAAGGTGCAGACCTTTGTCGAGGCCGTGAATTCGGTGCTAAAGGAAATAAAAGACCAAACGCAGGTCACGACCGTCGGTGAAAATGTTTCCGGGTCCCTTTTGACCGGCAACTACGGCATGCAGATGATCCAGCAGAAGCTCAAGAATATCCTGGCGGAAAAAGGAGTCGGGTTCGACTACGACATGGACCCCATCGTTTCCCTGGGCAGCGTGGGCATCACCACGGACACCAGCCAGGGCTCCCCGACTTTCGGCATGCTCATTTTCGACCCCGGTGCCTTTTCCGCGGCGCTAAGCACCGACCCCGACGCCGTGGCCCGCCTCTTCAGCGCGGACCATTACCCGGCAACCAAGGAAATGGTGAACGGCGTCGCAGTGGAATCCTCGAATTTCAATTTCGACTCGTCCATCAAGGGCGTAACCCAAGCCGGGGAGTATTCCGTCAGCTACAGCGTGGATGCCGGCGGCAACATCAGCGCCGCGAGCATCAATGGATACCCGGCCAGCATCGACGGCACCAAGATCGTGGCCCAGGGGGATGGAAATGCGGCACGAGGCCTTTCCATCGAAGTCATCAACCTGACGGCCGGTTCCTATTCCGGCACGGTCCAGATCAAGTCCGGCAAGACCCAGGAGCTGATTGACGAACTCAAAAGGTTGACAGATTCAACGACCGGAACCCTTGAAGTCCTCAAGGACAACTACCAGGACATCATGGATTCCATCGACGACAAGATCGCCTATGAGGAGCGCCGTCTGACTCTTCTGGAAAAGAACCTGCGCCTGCGCTTTGCCAAGCTTGAAGCCGTCCTTGGTACGTACAACAACATTTCCACCCAGATCAGCTCGCAAATCAGCAGTTTGTCCGGCAAGTGA
- the uppS gene encoding polyprenyl diphosphate synthase, whose protein sequence is MPPLNHLAIIMDGNGRWARARGLDRSAGHKAGTETAREIVKECRKLGIPYLTLYTFSKENWSRPKQEVGFLFNLLKDFLTEELPSLLEQSIRLNVLGDLDELPLPTRQVLRHAVEKTASCSAMNLNLALNYSGRLEILRACQALLKKQVKPSELTEEMFAGELYTSGMPDPDLILRTSGELRLSNYLLFQSAYSELYFSAVPWPDFHVGELHAALEDYASRQRRFGTTGEESA, encoded by the coding sequence ATGCCACCGCTCAATCATCTCGCCATCATCATGGACGGCAACGGCCGCTGGGCCCGCGCCAGGGGTCTTGACCGCAGCGCCGGCCACAAGGCCGGCACTGAAACCGCCCGCGAAATCGTCAAGGAATGCCGAAAGCTCGGCATTCCTTACCTGACGCTCTACACCTTCTCCAAGGAGAACTGGTCCAGGCCCAAACAGGAGGTCGGTTTCCTCTTCAACCTGCTCAAGGATTTTTTGACCGAGGAGCTTCCTTCCCTGCTGGAACAGTCCATCCGACTGAACGTGCTCGGCGATCTGGACGAACTGCCCCTGCCCACCAGGCAGGTGCTACGCCACGCCGTGGAAAAAACCGCCTCCTGCTCGGCCATGAACCTGAACCTGGCCCTCAACTATTCGGGGCGGCTTGAAATTCTGCGTGCCTGCCAGGCTCTACTGAAGAAGCAGGTCAAACCGTCGGAACTGACCGAGGAGATGTTCGCGGGCGAACTCTACACCTCGGGCATGCCCGACCCGGACCTGATCCTGCGCACCAGCGGCGAACTGCGACTCAGCAACTATCTGCTCTTTCAGAGCGCCTACAGCGAACTCTATTTCTCCGCCGTGCCCTGGCCGGATTTTCATGTCGGCGAACTGCACGCCGCCCTGGAGGACTACGCGTCCCGTCAGCGCCGCTTCGGGACCACGGGTGAGGAGTCCGCATGA
- the rseP gene encoding RIP metalloprotease RseP, which translates to MVTSILAVVVVLGGLIFFHELGHFVVARGLGMGVSVFSLGFGTRLFGFTRGKTDYRVCAFPLGGYVQLVGESVDAELPEGFGPEESFSRRPPWQRMLVVLAGPVFNFILAWFIFWGLAYSQGVQELLPVIGQVTNSSAAEEAGIVPGDQIIEIDGVRIEVWEDLVDRIETNEGDSMFLTVQRGSELFSVHVTPRLQEKRNLFGEIKTMPMLGIAPKGEILSRELGFFDAAVQGARQIREVSGLMVMGIVKLIERVIPMSDMGGVILITEMIHKEAQNGIVNLLALTALISINLGILNLLPIPVLDGGHILFFFLETVTGKPLSPRVQQVALKIGMMLLLMLMILATFNDILRHFK; encoded by the coding sequence ATGGTAACCAGTATTCTGGCTGTGGTGGTGGTCCTGGGCGGACTGATCTTCTTTCATGAACTGGGTCACTTCGTGGTCGCTCGCGGCCTCGGCATGGGGGTCAGCGTCTTTTCCCTGGGATTCGGGACGCGGCTTTTCGGCTTCACCCGGGGCAAGACGGACTACCGGGTCTGCGCCTTTCCCCTGGGCGGATACGTGCAGCTCGTGGGTGAATCTGTCGACGCCGAACTTCCCGAGGGATTTGGCCCGGAGGAATCATTTTCGCGCAGACCGCCCTGGCAACGCATGCTGGTCGTGCTGGCCGGGCCCGTATTCAACTTCATCCTGGCCTGGTTCATTTTCTGGGGCTTGGCCTACAGCCAGGGCGTGCAGGAGCTGTTACCCGTCATCGGCCAGGTGACCAACTCAAGCGCGGCCGAAGAAGCCGGCATCGTCCCCGGAGATCAGATCATCGAAATCGATGGCGTGCGGATCGAGGTCTGGGAAGACCTGGTCGATCGCATTGAGACCAATGAAGGCGATTCGATGTTCCTGACCGTGCAACGGGGCAGCGAGCTCTTTTCCGTGCACGTCACTCCGCGATTGCAGGAAAAGCGCAATTTGTTCGGCGAAATCAAGACCATGCCCATGCTCGGCATCGCCCCCAAGGGCGAAATCCTGAGTCGCGAGCTTGGATTTTTTGACGCCGCGGTTCAGGGCGCCCGTCAAATCCGGGAAGTCAGCGGGCTGATGGTCATGGGCATCGTCAAACTCATCGAGCGAGTCATCCCCATGTCGGACATGGGCGGAGTCATCCTCATCACCGAGATGATCCACAAGGAAGCGCAAAACGGCATTGTCAATCTGCTGGCCCTGACCGCGCTGATCAGCATCAACCTTGGGATCCTGAACCTGCTGCCCATCCCGGTGCTGGACGGCGGGCACATCCTCTTCTTCTTCCTGGAAACCGTCACCGGCAAACCCCTGAGCCCGCGAGTTCAGCAAGTTGCCCTGAAGATCGGCATGATGCTGCTGCTCATGCTCATGATCCTGGCCACATTCAATGATATCCTCCGACACTTCAAGTAG
- the dxr gene encoding 1-deoxy-D-xylulose-5-phosphate reductoisomerase, translated as MKYISGLSSPVFDRPGQRSLAILGSTGSIGTSALKVVAKNRDDLNVVALAGARNMELLARQAEIFRPKYLGVLNEEKADELSVLLPAGYNPRILVGQEGYTAMATLPEADLILAAQVGAAGLVPALAAAEAGKVLCLANKEALVLAGDLFRSACRTSGAAILPVDSEHNALFQAFAGHEGRQACRLILTASGGPFRTRSLQEIQAVTPAQALRHPNWSMGAKISIDSATMMNKGLEIIEAVHLYGASLDEVDVVVHPQSIVHSLVEYEDGSQLAHLGMPDMEIPIGYCLGYPKRLHIGLERLDLARIGTLTFEAPDPLRFPCLNLAREALSAGPSHPVVLNAANEIAVQAFLDGRISFPGIARLIEMMLGKHSLTLMHDLGDILDLDAQTRTRSEEAIGKGEW; from the coding sequence ATGAAGTACATTTCCGGCCTCTCTTCCCCGGTTTTCGACCGCCCCGGCCAGCGCAGCCTCGCCATTCTGGGCAGCACCGGGTCCATCGGCACCAGCGCGCTCAAGGTCGTGGCCAAGAATCGCGACGACCTCAATGTCGTGGCCCTGGCCGGAGCACGGAACATGGAGCTGCTGGCCAGGCAGGCCGAGATCTTCCGTCCGAAATACCTGGGAGTCCTGAACGAGGAAAAAGCAGACGAACTCTCCGTCCTGCTCCCTGCTGGGTACAACCCGCGCATTCTCGTTGGACAGGAAGGGTACACGGCCATGGCCACCCTGCCCGAGGCCGACCTCATCCTGGCCGCCCAGGTCGGCGCTGCCGGGTTGGTCCCGGCCCTGGCCGCTGCCGAGGCCGGCAAGGTGCTGTGCCTGGCCAACAAGGAGGCCCTCGTTCTGGCCGGAGACCTTTTCCGCAGTGCCTGCCGGACCAGCGGAGCCGCCATTCTTCCTGTGGACTCGGAGCACAACGCCCTGTTCCAGGCTTTCGCAGGCCATGAAGGCAGACAAGCCTGTCGCCTAATCCTGACCGCGTCAGGCGGACCGTTTCGCACAAGAAGCCTGCAGGAAATCCAGGCCGTAACTCCTGCCCAGGCCCTAAGGCACCCGAACTGGTCCATGGGCGCAAAAATTTCCATCGACTCCGCGACCATGATGAACAAGGGCCTTGAGATCATCGAGGCCGTGCATCTTTACGGCGCGTCCCTGGACGAGGTGGACGTGGTGGTCCATCCCCAATCCATCGTCCACTCCCTGGTCGAGTACGAAGACGGCTCGCAGCTGGCCCATCTGGGCATGCCGGACATGGAGATCCCCATCGGGTACTGCCTCGGCTATCCCAAAAGACTGCACATCGGCCTTGAGCGCCTCGATCTGGCCCGGATCGGCACCCTGACTTTCGAGGCCCCCGATCCGCTGCGCTTTCCCTGTCTGAATCTGGCGCGCGAGGCGCTTTCCGCCGGCCCCAGCCACCCCGTGGTGCTCAATGCCGCCAATGAAATCGCGGTTCAGGCATTTCTTGACGGGCGCATCTCTTTTCCGGGCATTGCCCGGCTCATCGAGATGATGCTGGGCAAACATTCCTTGACCTTGATGCATGATCTGGGGGACATTTTGGACCTTGATGCGCAAACACGAACTCGGTCCGAAGAGGCCATAGGAAAAGGCGAATGGTAA
- the tsaB gene encoding tRNA (adenosine(37)-N6)-threonylcarbamoyltransferase complex dimerization subunit type 1 TsaB, whose translation MISSDTSSSRYLALNCAEERIQVVLGSPPEVMFSEEILCPGQSIRHLPTAIARALGVQAMGAGGLSGIACVRGPGSFTGLRIAHAAMHGLSRPHAIPMAGLQYPQILAAQAEPFVRDTELWVLTYARKGQVYIQGFKAGMPLAPVRPLPVPKAHELLQSRPAGIFLLGSGLRKNPELLALPKATVLPQFLDTPLPSSLLAAACAAEYSSQPPQPLYLRKSDAEDNLESIAISRGIPTTEARKHIPDFE comes from the coding sequence ATGATATCCTCCGACACTTCAAGTAGCCGCTATCTCGCGCTGAACTGCGCCGAGGAACGCATTCAGGTTGTCCTTGGCAGCCCCCCCGAGGTCATGTTCAGCGAAGAGATCCTCTGTCCCGGGCAATCCATCCGCCACCTGCCCACGGCCATCGCGCGCGCCCTCGGGGTGCAGGCCATGGGCGCGGGCGGGCTTTCCGGCATCGCCTGTGTGCGCGGGCCGGGATCGTTCACGGGCCTGCGCATAGCCCACGCGGCCATGCACGGGCTGTCCCGTCCGCACGCCATCCCCATGGCCGGCCTGCAATATCCGCAAATCCTGGCCGCCCAGGCCGAACCATTCGTGCGCGACACAGAACTTTGGGTCCTGACTTACGCCCGCAAGGGTCAGGTCTACATTCAGGGCTTTAAGGCCGGCATGCCTCTGGCTCCTGTCCGGCCGCTGCCGGTTCCCAAGGCTCACGAACTGCTGCAGTCACGTCCGGCGGGCATCTTTCTGCTCGGCAGCGGACTGCGCAAAAATCCCGAACTGTTGGCCTTGCCGAAGGCCACGGTCCTGCCTCAATTTCTCGATACGCCCCTGCCGTCCTCTCTGCTGGCCGCTGCATGCGCGGCGGAGTATTCAAGCCAGCCCCCCCAGCCGCTGTATCTTCGCAAGTCCGACGCCGAGGACAACCTGGAATCCATCGCCATTTCGCGCGGCATTCCGACCACCGAGGCCCGCAAGCACATCCCCGATTTCGAATAA
- the pyrH gene encoding UMP kinase, whose product MEKLRYGRVMLKLSGEALAGEQGFGIEPQTIQSICRELAEAASMGVQLSMVIGGGNIFRGISVSSKGMDRASADYMGMLATVMNALAVQDALEKLGITTRVMTAIDMKEVAEPYIRRRAIRHLEKGRVVICAAGTGIPYFTTDTAAALRAMELKCEAILKATRVNGVYDKDPEKHSDAVMFNKLTYLDVLQRRLKVMDSAAISLCMDNKLPIGVFNLFVPGNIQRVVRGEEVGTIVQGE is encoded by the coding sequence ATGGAGAAACTCCGATACGGCAGAGTCATGCTCAAGCTGAGCGGAGAGGCCCTGGCCGGAGAGCAGGGCTTCGGCATCGAACCCCAGACCATCCAATCCATCTGCCGAGAGCTTGCCGAGGCGGCCTCCATGGGCGTGCAGCTCAGCATGGTCATCGGCGGCGGCAACATTTTTCGTGGAATTTCCGTCTCCTCCAAGGGCATGGACCGTGCCTCGGCCGACTACATGGGCATGCTGGCCACGGTCATGAATGCCCTGGCGGTTCAGGACGCCCTGGAAAAACTGGGCATCACGACCCGCGTCATGACCGCCATCGACATGAAGGAAGTTGCCGAGCCCTACATCCGGCGCCGCGCCATCCGTCATCTCGAAAAAGGCCGCGTGGTCATCTGCGCCGCCGGAACGGGTATTCCCTATTTCACAACGGACACGGCGGCGGCGCTCAGGGCCATGGAACTCAAATGCGAGGCCATCTTGAAGGCCACCAGGGTCAACGGCGTCTACGACAAGGACCCCGAAAAGCATTCCGACGCCGTCATGTTCAACAAACTGACCTACCTGGACGTCCTGCAGCGTCGTCTCAAGGTCATGGATTCCGCGGCCATATCCCTTTGCATGGACAACAAACTCCCCATCGGGGTCTTCAACCTCTTTGTACCCGGCAATATCCAGCGGGTGGTCAGAGGCGAGGAAGTCGGAACAATTGTTCAAGGAGAATGA
- a CDS encoding flagellin N-terminal helical domain-containing protein, with product MSLIINHNLMAMNANRNLASAYGNLSTSVSRLSSGLRITSAADDAAGLAIRELMRADIASLNQGVRNANDAISMIQTADGALGVIDEKLIRMKELATQAATGTYASDQRLIIDSEYQAMASEITRIANATDFNGIYLLNGNLSASSTNAAVANWSKEHSGSGLASTGPLKVHFGTGNDSAEDYYYISIGNSTASALGVGNASDAARANGTGNAASGGYSISTQQGAQEALEALNSAITSKDNIRANLGALQNRLENTITNLQIQAENLQAAESQISDADVATEMTNFVRNQILTQSAVAMLSQANSLPNMAMQLLQG from the coding sequence ATGTCACTCATTATCAACCACAACCTGATGGCCATGAACGCGAACCGCAACCTGGCATCCGCGTACGGCAACCTGTCGACATCCGTCAGCCGCCTGTCTTCGGGCCTGCGCATCACTTCGGCCGCCGACGACGCGGCGGGCCTCGCCATTCGCGAGCTCATGCGTGCGGATATCGCATCCCTGAACCAGGGTGTCAGAAACGCCAATGACGCCATCTCCATGATCCAGACCGCCGACGGCGCCCTTGGCGTCATCGACGAAAAGCTGATCCGCATGAAGGAACTGGCCACCCAGGCGGCCACCGGCACCTACGCTTCGGACCAGCGTCTGATCATCGACTCGGAGTACCAGGCCATGGCCTCGGAAATCACCCGAATCGCCAACGCCACGGACTTCAACGGAATTTACCTGCTGAACGGCAACCTCTCCGCATCCAGCACAAACGCGGCCGTTGCGAATTGGAGCAAGGAGCACTCGGGCAGCGGATTGGCCTCAACCGGCCCCCTGAAGGTTCACTTTGGCACGGGCAACGACTCCGCGGAAGATTACTACTACATCTCCATCGGCAACTCCACCGCCTCAGCCTTGGGCGTAGGCAACGCTTCAGACGCCGCCAGGGCCAACGGAACCGGCAACGCGGCATCTGGAGGCTACAGCATCTCCACCCAGCAGGGCGCCCAGGAAGCCCTGGAGGCCCTCAACTCGGCCATCACCTCCAAGGACAACATCCGAGCCAACCTCGGCGCCTTGCAGAACCGTCTTGAGAACACCATCACCAACCTGCAGATCCAGGCAGAGAACCTGCAGGCAGCCGAGTCTCAGATCTCCGATGCCGACGTCGCCACGGAAATGACCAACTTCGTGCGCAACCAGATCCTGACCCAGTCCGCAGTGGCCATGCTTTCCCAGGCCAACAGCCTGCCGAATATGGCCATGCAGCTCTTGCAGGGATAA
- the frr gene encoding ribosome recycling factor, whose protein sequence is MEKHTQDCTNRMQKSIDSLEKDFSKLRTGRASTALVDSIRVDYYGTPTPLNQVASVSIPDSRTISISPWDRSAFNSIEKAIMKSDLGLTPINDGRAIRINIPVLTEERRKDLVKMAKKYTEDAKVAIRNVRRDVNDALKKMHTAKEISEDDLHKAQDEVQKTTDNFVKKADAVFTEKEKEIMEI, encoded by the coding sequence ATGGAAAAGCACACACAGGATTGCACCAACAGGATGCAGAAAAGCATCGACAGTCTGGAAAAGGATTTCTCCAAGCTGCGCACCGGCCGGGCCTCCACGGCGCTGGTGGACAGCATCCGGGTCGATTACTACGGTACCCCGACCCCGCTCAATCAGGTTGCCTCCGTATCCATCCCGGACAGCCGCACCATTTCCATTTCCCCGTGGGATCGCAGCGCCTTCAACAGCATCGAGAAGGCCATCATGAAGTCGGACCTGGGACTCACGCCCATCAACGACGGCCGCGCCATTCGCATCAACATCCCGGTTCTGACCGAAGAACGCCGCAAGGACCTGGTCAAGATGGCCAAGAAGTATACCGAAGATGCCAAGGTCGCCATCCGCAACGTGCGCCGGGACGTCAACGACGCCCTGAAGAAAATGCACACCGCCAAGGAAATCAGCGAAGACGATCTGCACAAGGCCCAGGACGAAGTCCAGAAGACCACGGACAACTTCGTGAAGAAGGCTGACGCGGTCTTTACCGAGAAAGAAAAGGAAATCATGGAGATCTAG